A genome region from bacterium includes the following:
- a CDS encoding 2-isopropylmalate synthase, with protein sequence MSTQRVQIFDTTLRDGEQSPGATMNVEEKIVIARQLEKLGVDVIEAGFAAASSGDADAVARVAEAVSTPVVLSLARTKRADIEAALRSVEKARHPGIHIFIATSELHLARKLMMSHQEVIDAACWALSMAKEHVGHVEFSAEDASRSDPDYLVQVFGEAIKAGAIVLNVPDTTGYAVPQEFGQLFADLIARTPGGDRVTWSAHCHNDLGMAVANSLAAVRNGARQIECTINGIGERAGNTSLEEVVMAIRTRRDVFGAVDVGVRTEQIYPSSRLLSQITGIPVPINKPIVGDNAFAHEAGIHQDGVLKDKQTYEIMRPETVGLTSNKLVLGKHSGRHAFAQRLQELGVDFGGVDMNAAFTRFKALADRKKHVYDEDLIALVAETGVRVADRYELLDLSVTSSTSAAPTARVQMRVDGVTREESATGDGMVDACFQAISRLVGRHPLLERYQVSAITADTDAQGEASCSVRDDQFTASGQGVHTDIIMASALAYVNALNKLDYRHRHHQRAQATVGP encoded by the coding sequence ATGTCGACGCAACGAGTACAGATTTTCGATACGACCCTGCGCGATGGCGAACAGTCGCCGGGCGCGACGATGAACGTGGAGGAGAAGATCGTCATCGCGCGCCAGCTCGAGAAGCTGGGGGTCGACGTCATCGAGGCCGGGTTCGCCGCCGCGTCGAGCGGCGACGCCGACGCGGTCGCGCGCGTGGCGGAGGCGGTGAGCACGCCGGTGGTGCTGAGTCTGGCGCGCACCAAGCGGGCCGACATCGAGGCGGCGCTGCGCAGCGTCGAGAAGGCGAGGCATCCCGGCATTCACATCTTCATCGCCACCTCGGAGCTCCACCTCGCCCGCAAGTTGATGATGAGCCACCAGGAGGTGATCGACGCCGCGTGCTGGGCGCTGTCCATGGCCAAGGAGCACGTCGGCCACGTCGAGTTCTCGGCCGAGGACGCCTCGCGTAGCGATCCCGACTACCTCGTCCAGGTGTTCGGCGAAGCGATCAAGGCCGGCGCCATCGTGCTGAACGTCCCGGACACCACTGGTTACGCGGTGCCGCAGGAGTTCGGACAGCTCTTCGCCGACCTCATCGCGCGCACGCCAGGCGGCGATCGCGTCACCTGGAGCGCGCACTGCCACAATGATCTCGGCATGGCGGTCGCCAACTCGCTCGCGGCCGTGCGCAACGGCGCGCGCCAGATCGAGTGCACGATCAACGGCATCGGCGAGCGCGCCGGCAACACCTCGCTGGAAGAGGTGGTGATGGCGATCCGGACCCGCCGCGACGTCTTCGGCGCCGTCGACGTCGGCGTCCGCACCGAGCAGATCTACCCCTCCAGCCGGTTGCTCTCGCAGATCACCGGCATCCCGGTGCCGATCAACAAGCCGATCGTCGGCGACAACGCCTTCGCCCACGAAGCCGGCATACACCAGGACGGGGTGCTCAAGGACAAGCAGACCTACGAAATCATGCGGCCGGAGACGGTCGGCCTCACGAGCAACAAGCTGGTGCTCGGCAAGCACTCCGGTCGACACGCCTTCGCGCAGCGGCTGCAGGAGCTCGGAGTGGATTTCGGCGGCGTCGACATGAACGCGGCCTTCACCCGCTTCAAGGCGCTCGCTGATCGCAAGAAGCACGTCTATGACGAGGACCTGATCGCGCTGGTCGCCGAGACCGGGGTGCGCGTCGCCGATCGCTACGAGCTGCTCGATCTGAGCGTTACCTCATCGACCAGTGCCGCGCCGACCGCACGCGTCCAGATGCGCGTCGATGGCGTCACGCGGGAGGAGTCGGCAACCGGCGACGGCATGGTCGATGCGTGCTTCCAGGCGATCAGCCGCCTCGTCGGCCGCCATCCGCTGTTGGAGCGCTATCAGGTGAGCGCGATCACCGCCGATACCGACGCGCAAGGCGAGGCGTCGTGCTCGGTCCGCGACGACCAGTTCACCGCCAGCGGGCAGGGCGTCCACACCGACATCATCATGGCCAGCGCGCTCGCGTACGTGAACGCATTGAACAAGCTCGACTACCGGCACCGCCACCACCAGCGGGCGCAGGCGACCGTCGGGCCGTGA
- the pssA gene encoding CDP-diacylglycerol--serine O-phosphatidyltransferase produces the protein MPLRKGVYILPNLITTAGLFSGFYSVIASLRGDFLIAAIAIMAANVFDALDGRIARLTKTTSRFGIEYDSLCDLVAFGVAPGILVYRWGLEPWGTFGWLAASLYVTAGALRLARFNVLVDTGQKRYFTGLPIPAAAEVIASTVMLYYFFGAEGATYRHLIVLLMVYGLAGLMVSNVRYFSFKEIDLYHRQPFWVLIAGILILKLLIAEPQVCLFAGFFLYAISGPARSLFISVRRLLRRAAKRHLDSAAALL, from the coding sequence GTGCCGCTGCGCAAGGGCGTCTACATCCTGCCCAACCTCATTACCACGGCGGGACTGTTCAGCGGCTTCTACTCGGTGATCGCGAGCCTGCGCGGCGATTTCCTGATCGCCGCCATCGCCATCATGGCGGCGAACGTGTTCGACGCGCTCGACGGCCGCATCGCGCGTCTGACCAAGACGACGTCGCGCTTCGGCATCGAGTACGACTCGCTCTGCGATCTGGTCGCCTTCGGCGTCGCCCCGGGCATCCTCGTCTACCGCTGGGGGCTCGAGCCCTGGGGCACCTTCGGCTGGCTCGCCGCTTCGCTCTACGTGACCGCCGGCGCGCTGCGCCTGGCGCGCTTCAATGTTCTCGTCGACACCGGCCAGAAGCGCTACTTCACCGGCCTGCCGATCCCCGCCGCCGCGGAGGTCATCGCCTCGACGGTGATGCTGTACTACTTCTTCGGCGCCGAAGGCGCGACCTACCGGCACCTCATCGTCCTCCTCATGGTCTATGGCCTGGCGGGCCTGATGGTGAGCAACGTCCGCTATTTCAGCTTCAAGGAGATCGACCTCTACCACCGGCAGCCGTTCTGGGTGTTGATCGCCGGGATCCTGATCCTGAAGCTGCTGATCGCCGAGCCCCAGGTCTGCCTCTTCGCCGGGTTCTTCCTCTACGCCATCTCCGGCCCGGCGCGTTCGCTGTTCATCTCGGTCCGCCGCCTGCTGCGCCGCGCCGCGAAACGCCACCTTGACAGCGCGGCAGCGCTGCTCTAG
- the ilvC gene encoding ketol-acid reductoisomerase, with protein MKIYYDRDADLAPLKGKTVAVIGYGSQGHAHANNLRDSGINVIIGLRKGGGSWPKAEAAGFKVLEPSAAAKAADVVMMLVPDELGAELYQNEIADGMTDGKYLAFAHGFNIHFKGIVPSPTLNVFMVAPKGPGHLVRSEFQKGRGVPCLLAIHQDPSGNTREIGLAYAKAIGGTRAAVLETTFKEETETDLFGEQSVLCGGLTELIRAGFETLTEAGYSPEMAYFECLHEVKLIVDLIYEGGIANMRYSISNTAEYGDMTRGKRIIGPEARQAMKEILAEIQSGKFAQEWMTEYRVGMPHFRELRKEAEHHPVEEVGAKLRGMMPWLASDRLVDRSKN; from the coding sequence CTGAAGATCTATTACGACCGCGACGCCGACCTGGCGCCGCTCAAGGGCAAGACGGTCGCCGTCATCGGCTATGGCAGCCAGGGGCACGCCCATGCCAACAACCTGCGCGACAGCGGCATCAACGTCATCATCGGCCTGCGCAAGGGCGGCGGTTCGTGGCCCAAGGCCGAAGCCGCGGGCTTCAAGGTCCTGGAACCGAGCGCCGCGGCCAAGGCGGCCGACGTCGTGATGATGCTGGTGCCCGACGAGCTCGGCGCCGAGCTGTATCAGAACGAGATCGCCGACGGGATGACCGACGGCAAGTATCTGGCGTTCGCGCACGGGTTCAACATCCACTTCAAGGGCATCGTGCCTTCGCCGACGCTGAACGTGTTCATGGTGGCGCCGAAGGGTCCCGGCCACCTGGTACGGAGCGAGTTCCAGAAGGGTCGCGGCGTGCCGTGCCTGCTCGCGATCCACCAGGATCCGAGCGGCAACACGCGCGAGATCGGTCTCGCCTATGCCAAGGCGATCGGCGGTACCCGCGCCGCCGTGCTCGAGACGACCTTCAAGGAGGAAACGGAGACCGATCTCTTCGGCGAGCAGTCGGTGCTCTGTGGCGGCCTGACCGAGCTGATCCGCGCCGGCTTCGAGACGCTGACCGAGGCGGGCTACAGCCCGGAGATGGCGTACTTCGAGTGCCTCCACGAGGTGAAGCTGATCGTCGACCTGATCTACGAGGGCGGCATCGCCAACATGCGCTACTCGATCAGCAACACCGCCGAGTATGGCGACATGACCCGCGGCAAGCGGATCATCGGGCCGGAAGCGCGTCAGGCGATGAAGGAGATCCTCGCCGAGATCCAGAGCGGCAAGTTCGCCCAGGAGTGGATGACCGAATATCGCGTCGGGATGCCGCACTTCCGCGAGCTGCGGAAGGAAGCCGAGCACCATCCGGTCGAAGAGGTGGGAGCGAAGTTGCGCGGCATGATGCCGTGGCTGGCCTCGGATCGATTGGTCGACCGTTCGAAGAACTGA
- the ilvN gene encoding acetolactate synthase small subunit: MRHTISILVENEFGVLSRISGLFSGRGFNIESLTVAETLDPQVSRITLVTRGDDQVVAQINKQLNKLVSVIEVHDFNEVSHVERELALIKVTADAQTRAEVMHIVDIFRGNVIDVSPQSYLIEVTGTEDKIAALLELLKPLGIKEIARTGKVAMHRGMQLMRGARGTKERVA, translated from the coding sequence ATGCGTCACACCATATCGATCCTCGTCGAGAACGAGTTCGGCGTTCTTTCCCGTATCTCGGGGCTCTTCAGCGGCCGCGGGTTCAACATCGAGAGCCTGACCGTGGCGGAGACGCTCGATCCGCAGGTGTCCCGCATCACGCTGGTGACGCGCGGCGATGACCAGGTGGTGGCGCAGATCAACAAGCAATTGAACAAACTGGTGAGCGTGATCGAGGTACACGACTTCAACGAAGTCAGCCACGTCGAGCGCGAGCTGGCGCTGATCAAGGTCACCGCCGACGCGCAGACGCGGGCGGAGGTGATGCACATCGTCGACATCTTCCGCGGCAACGTCATCGACGTCAGCCCGCAGTCGTACCTCATCGAAGTGACCGGAACCGAAGACAAGATTGCCGCCCTGTTGGAGCTCCTCAAGCCACTCGGCATCAAGGAGATCGCCCGCACGGGAAAGGTCGCCATGCATCGCGGCATGCAGTTGATGCGGGGGGCGCGCGGCACGAAGGAGCGAGTGGCATGA
- a CDS encoding DUF465 domain-containing protein: MERHDEELIRSLIDRDLELRRAYEEHLNLEKQLAALQHKHYLTPEEELECKRIQKIKLAGKDRIMEILGRYRGA, encoded by the coding sequence ATGGAGAGACACGACGAAGAACTGATCCGGTCGCTGATCGATCGGGACTTGGAGTTGCGCCGGGCCTACGAGGAGCACCTGAACCTCGAGAAACAACTCGCCGCCCTGCAGCACAAGCACTATCTGACGCCGGAGGAAGAGCTGGAGTGCAAGCGGATCCAGAAGATCAAACTGGCCGGCAAGGACCGCATCATGGAGATCCTCGGACGTTACCGCGGCGCCTGA
- the tsaB gene encoding tRNA (adenosine(37)-N6)-threonylcarbamoyltransferase complex dimerization subunit type 1 TsaB: MRALGIDTATVIASVGLATDDAAVVRQRPMSSSHARTLLPLIDEVLETAAVRLSTIDVLAVSIGPGSFTGLRIGLAVVKGLALGSGLPVVAVPTLEAYARALGPRPGTVWPVLDARKGEVYAAGFRWSGAALTEVAAAAALSPVALASLLRPPCTLVGDGVDAYPDCWSTIPGVVAVRLAETPPDGAVVARLGAAILGRAGAADLATLEPHYCRRSEAELHRDASRAAAVSIE; encoded by the coding sequence GTGCGCGCCCTCGGCATCGACACCGCCACGGTCATCGCCAGCGTCGGGCTGGCCACCGACGACGCCGCAGTCGTCCGGCAGCGCCCGATGTCGAGCAGCCATGCCCGCACCTTGCTTCCGCTGATCGACGAGGTGCTCGAGACCGCAGCGGTACGGCTCTCGACGATCGACGTCCTTGCCGTCTCGATCGGACCCGGATCGTTCACCGGTCTGCGGATCGGGCTCGCAGTGGTGAAGGGGCTGGCCTTGGGGTCTGGTCTTCCCGTCGTCGCTGTGCCGACCCTTGAGGCCTACGCCCGTGCCCTCGGCCCCCGCCCGGGGACGGTGTGGCCGGTGCTCGACGCCCGCAAAGGGGAAGTCTACGCCGCCGGCTTCCGGTGGAGCGGGGCGGCGCTGACGGAGGTGGCCGCAGCGGCGGCCCTGTCGCCGGTAGCGCTCGCCAGCCTTCTGCGGCCGCCCTGTACGCTGGTCGGCGATGGTGTCGACGCATACCCGGATTGCTGGTCCACCATTCCCGGCGTCGTTGCCGTCCGCCTCGCCGAGACGCCGCCCGACGGCGCCGTCGTGGCGCGTCTGGGAGCGGCCATCCTGGGGCGCGCCGGGGCGGCGGATCTGGCGACCCTGGAGCCGCACTATTGCCGTCGCTCAGAGGCCGAATTGCACCGCGATGCAAGCCGCGCAGCGGCTGTATCCATTGAATAA
- the rseP gene encoding RIP metalloprotease RseP, with product MTAIISFIVVLGSLIIVHEFGHFLVAKWSGVGVLKFSVGFGPTLFGRTVNGTEYVLSAIPLGGFVKMVGEDPDATEPVDPRISFSHQSVWKRIAIVIAGPVFNLVFAFLIFTVVLATYGQRVPLDQARIGVVTKDMPAARAGLQADDLVTAIDGQAVRTWEELSKAIRGSGGAAVTLDVQRGDQALTVVVTPESRPEKSIFGEAIGTTYLIGIERGFALVSVGPLEAIAGGADQTLWWCRTLIMSVVKIVQGRIPAQEIGGPILIAQAAGQQAQVGLESLLLFVAVISINLGVLNLLPIPILDGGHLLFFVLEIVMRRPLDMRHREIAQQVGLVILISLMAFAFYNDILRVIRGWG from the coding sequence CTGACTGCCATCATCTCGTTCATCGTCGTGCTCGGCTCGCTGATCATCGTCCACGAGTTCGGGCATTTCCTGGTCGCCAAGTGGTCGGGGGTCGGGGTGCTGAAGTTCTCGGTCGGCTTCGGGCCAACGCTCTTCGGCCGCACGGTGAACGGCACCGAGTACGTGCTCAGCGCGATTCCGCTCGGCGGGTTCGTGAAGATGGTCGGCGAGGACCCCGACGCCACGGAACCGGTGGACCCGCGGATCTCCTTCTCGCACCAGAGCGTGTGGAAGCGGATCGCCATTGTCATTGCCGGCCCGGTGTTCAATTTGGTGTTCGCGTTCCTCATCTTCACCGTGGTGCTGGCGACTTACGGGCAGCGCGTCCCGTTGGACCAGGCGCGCATCGGCGTCGTGACCAAGGACATGCCGGCGGCGCGCGCGGGCTTGCAGGCCGATGATCTGGTGACCGCGATCGACGGCCAGGCGGTACGAACCTGGGAGGAGCTGTCGAAGGCGATTCGCGGCAGCGGCGGCGCGGCGGTGACCCTCGACGTGCAGCGTGGCGATCAGGCGCTGACGGTGGTGGTCACGCCCGAGTCTCGGCCAGAAAAGAGCATCTTCGGCGAAGCGATCGGCACGACGTACCTGATCGGCATCGAGCGCGGCTTCGCGCTGGTGTCGGTCGGCCCGTTGGAAGCGATCGCGGGCGGCGCCGACCAGACGCTGTGGTGGTGCCGCACGCTCATCATGAGCGTGGTGAAGATCGTGCAGGGGCGGATTCCGGCGCAGGAGATCGGCGGGCCGATCCTCATCGCCCAAGCAGCGGGGCAGCAGGCCCAGGTCGGCCTCGAGTCGCTCCTGCTGTTCGTCGCTGTCATCTCGATCAATCTGGGGGTCCTGAACCTGCTGCCGATCCCGATCCTCGACGGTGGTCATCTGCTGTTCTTCGTTCTGGAGATCGTGATGCGCCGCCCCCTCGACATGCGCCACCGCGAGATCGCGCAGCAGGTCGGGCTCGTGATCCTGATCAGCCTGATGGCGTTCGCCTTCTACAACGACATCCTGCGCGTCATCCGCGGGTGGGGCTGA
- a CDS encoding phosphatidate cytidylyltransferase, whose translation MLRARLATAAVAIPLLLAIIFLAPMWGWGALVVVVAMLAIVEYLRLAFADRPGPRVLGTALGAAVVLAAVSARSPGVWVVASLAAVLPVAMSYVVLARRDLAAALADVGAIAVGVLYGGLLLPHFFWLRALPDGAAWVTFVIAIGMAGDTGGYFVGHALGRRKLIPHLSPGKTVEGALGIVAASLLCAALAKLVLFPQRGFAEILLLGALMSVIGQLGDLSESVMKRVFGAKESGALFPGHGGVLDRIDSLLFPLVLVYYYLLATGLAVASRAC comes from the coding sequence GTGCTGCGCGCTAGGCTCGCGACCGCCGCGGTCGCGATCCCGCTGTTGTTGGCGATCATCTTCCTCGCCCCGATGTGGGGCTGGGGGGCCCTGGTCGTCGTCGTCGCCATGCTGGCGATCGTCGAGTACCTGCGTCTCGCATTCGCCGACCGGCCCGGACCGCGCGTGCTCGGCACCGCGCTCGGCGCCGCCGTGGTGCTCGCGGCGGTGAGCGCGCGGAGTCCCGGCGTCTGGGTGGTCGCCAGCCTCGCTGCCGTGCTGCCGGTGGCGATGAGCTACGTCGTCCTGGCGCGCCGCGATCTCGCCGCCGCCTTGGCCGATGTCGGCGCGATCGCCGTCGGCGTCCTGTACGGCGGTCTGTTGCTGCCGCATTTCTTCTGGCTGCGGGCGCTGCCCGATGGGGCGGCATGGGTGACCTTCGTCATCGCCATCGGCATGGCTGGTGACACCGGCGGCTACTTCGTCGGTCACGCCCTCGGCCGCCGCAAGCTGATTCCGCATCTCAGCCCAGGGAAGACGGTCGAAGGCGCGCTCGGCATCGTCGCCGCCAGCCTGCTGTGCGCGGCGCTCGCCAAGCTGGTCCTGTTTCCGCAGCGCGGGTTCGCGGAGATCCTGCTACTCGGCGCGTTGATGTCGGTGATCGGCCAGCTCGGTGACCTCAGCGAATCGGTCATGAAACGTGTCTTCGGCGCCAAGGAGTCGGGGGCGCTCTTCCCCGGCCATGGCGGCGTGCTCGATCGCATCGATAGCCTGCTTTTCCCATTGGTGCTCGTGTACTACTATCTGTTGGCGACCGGACTCGCGGTCGCGTCCCGCGCATGCTGA
- the uppS gene encoding di-trans,poly-cis-decaprenylcistransferase, whose protein sequence is MDGNGRWAQRRGLSRIEGHRRGKESVRAVVETARRLGIPYLSLFAFSTENWQRPHREVNALMALLRRYLRTEVKRLMKNEVQVRAIGDMERLPEAVRRELEDVVALTRENSRLVVGLCVSYGGREDILAAARRLARQVQAGSLDPSAIDSQRFADALGTAGMPDPDLLIRTSGEMRISNFFLWQLAYTELYVTDTLWPDFREQAFVDALVHFQQRERRFGLTGKQQEQGRAGAAR, encoded by the coding sequence ATGGACGGCAACGGCCGCTGGGCTCAGCGCCGCGGCCTCTCCCGCATCGAGGGCCACCGCCGTGGCAAGGAGTCGGTGCGCGCCGTGGTCGAGACGGCCCGCCGCCTCGGTATTCCGTACCTCAGCCTGTTCGCGTTCTCGACCGAGAACTGGCAGCGGCCGCACCGTGAGGTGAATGCCCTGATGGCGCTGCTCCGGCGCTACCTGCGCACCGAAGTCAAGCGCCTGATGAAGAACGAGGTGCAGGTTCGCGCCATCGGCGACATGGAGCGCTTGCCGGAAGCGGTACGCCGCGAGCTCGAGGACGTCGTCGCGCTCACTCGCGAAAATTCCCGCCTCGTCGTCGGACTGTGCGTCAGCTACGGCGGCCGGGAGGACATTCTGGCCGCCGCCAGACGGCTCGCGAGGCAGGTGCAGGCAGGTAGCCTCGACCCATCGGCGATCGACTCCCAGCGCTTCGCCGACGCGCTCGGCACCGCCGGCATGCCTGATCCCGATCTGCTCATCCGCACCAGCGGCGAGATGCGGATCTCCAACTTCTTCCTCTGGCAGCTCGCCTACACTGAGCTGTACGTCACCGACACGTTGTGGCCGGACTTCCGCGAGCAGGCGTTCGTCGACGCGCTCGTGCACTTCCAGCAGCGGGAGCGCCGCTTCGGGCTGACGGGCAAGCAACAGGAACAGGGGCGCGCCGGTGCTGCGCGCTAG
- the frr gene encoding ribosome recycling factor produces MGATEDVLADVKKEMEDTVTAMRRELSRTRTGRASTALLEGIVVEYYGARTPLNQLATLSAPEPRLLVIQPYDRSAINEIERAILQSDLGLMPQNDGKLVRVPIPELTEQRRKDLVKHVRKVAEDFRVSIRNHRRDANDMLKELQKDGDITEDDLRRGHDKTQELTKDYTERLDKILKAKEDEIMEV; encoded by the coding sequence ATGGGCGCGACCGAAGACGTTCTCGCCGACGTCAAGAAGGAAATGGAGGACACCGTCACGGCGATGCGCCGGGAGCTCTCCCGCACGCGCACCGGCCGCGCGTCGACGGCGCTTCTCGAGGGCATCGTCGTCGAATACTACGGCGCGCGGACGCCGCTGAACCAACTGGCGACGCTGTCCGCTCCCGAACCCCGTCTGCTGGTGATCCAGCCCTACGACCGCAGCGCGATCAACGAGATCGAGCGGGCCATCCTGCAGTCCGACCTCGGCCTGATGCCGCAGAACGACGGCAAGTTGGTGCGCGTGCCGATCCCGGAGTTGACCGAGCAGCGGCGCAAAGATCTGGTGAAGCACGTCCGCAAGGTGGCGGAGGACTTTCGCGTTTCGATCCGCAACCACCGCCGCGACGCGAACGACATGCTCAAAGAGCTGCAGAAGGATGGCGACATCACCGAGGACGACCTGCGCCGCGGTCACGACAAGACGCAGGAGCTCACCAAGGACTACACCGAGCGGCTCGACAAGATTCTCAAGGCCAAAGAAGACGAGATCATGGAGGTGTGA
- the pyrH gene encoding UMP kinase: MGARDEVDATDRTPVRGLRYRRVLLKLSGEALMGNAAFGIDTAVLAAIGEEIRAASEHGVEVALVIGGGNIFRGVHVADQGTDRATGDYMGMLATVINALALQDALERHGLPTRVMSAIEIRQIAEPYIRRRAMRHLEKGRIVIFAAGTGNPFFSTDTAASLRAAEIGAGIILKATKVDGVYNADPKLDANATRFSELAYNDFLRQQLKVMDATAVTLCRENSLPIMVFNMTVQGNIQRALRGEMIGTLVH; encoded by the coding sequence ATGGGCGCGCGCGACGAGGTGGATGCCACGGACCGCACGCCGGTCCGCGGTCTGCGCTACCGGCGCGTCCTGCTCAAGCTGAGCGGCGAGGCCCTGATGGGCAACGCCGCCTTCGGCATCGACACCGCGGTGCTGGCGGCGATCGGCGAGGAGATCCGCGCCGCCAGCGAGCACGGCGTCGAGGTGGCGCTGGTCATCGGCGGCGGCAACATCTTCCGCGGCGTGCACGTCGCGGACCAGGGGACCGACCGAGCCACCGGCGACTACATGGGCATGCTGGCAACGGTGATCAACGCCTTGGCCCTGCAGGACGCGCTCGAGCGGCACGGCCTGCCCACCCGCGTCATGTCGGCCATCGAGATCCGCCAGATCGCCGAGCCCTACATCCGGCGCCGAGCCATGCGGCACCTGGAGAAGGGGCGTATCGTCATCTTCGCCGCCGGCACCGGCAATCCCTTCTTCAGCACCGACACGGCCGCGAGCCTGCGCGCCGCCGAGATCGGCGCCGGGATCATCCTGAAGGCCACGAAGGTGGACGGCGTCTACAACGCCGACCCCAAGCTCGACGCCAACGCCACCCGGTTCTCGGAGCTGGCGTACAACGATTTTCTCCGCCAACAGCTCAAGGTCATGGATGCGACCGCGGTCACCCTGTGCCGCGAGAATTCGTTGCCGATCATGGTCTTCAACATGACGGTGCAGGGAAACATCCAGCGGGCGCTGCGCGGCGAGATGATCGGCACTCTGGTGCACTGA